One Pseudofrancisella aestuarii genomic region harbors:
- a CDS encoding cold-shock protein gives MRQGKIKFFNAERGFGFIEPQDGGKEIFVHINNVEGSGSTLQEGEKVTFDTEENRGRKSAIKVKVIS, from the coding sequence ATGAGACAAGGAAAAATAAAATTTTTTAATGCTGAGAGAGGATTTGGCTTTATAGAACCTCAAGATGGTGGCAAAGAGATATTTGTTCATATCAATAATGTAGAAGGTTCTGGCTCAACTCTACAAGAAGGTGAAAAAGTAACATTTGATACTGAAGAGAATAGAGGAAGAAAATCAGCTATTAAAGTTAAGGTTATAAGTTAA
- a CDS encoding FeoA family protein, translating to MVIIYRMSVYKSNTKYKIKGYREECPISYKNKLLSLGLLPGKVLEIKRKALFGGPCQVSVRNADISIRIKELNLLELEEIN from the coding sequence ATGGTTATCATTTACAGGATGTCTGTTTATAAATCAAACACTAAGTATAAAATAAAAGGCTACCGTGAAGAGTGCCCCATTTCTTATAAGAACAAACTCCTTTCTCTGGGTTTATTGCCGGGCAAGGTATTAGAGATAAAACGTAAAGCTCTTTTTGGAGGGCCATGCCAAGTTAGTGTAAGAAATGCTGATATTTCTATACGCATCAAAGAATTGAACTTACTAGAGCTAGAGGAGATAAATTAA
- the feoB gene encoding Fe(2+) transporter permease subunit FeoB, which yields MRYALVGNPNCGKTTIFNILTGLNQKVGNWSGVTVDKKTGTFNINGETIEIVDIPGIYSLSASDNSSIDEQIAYNYVIQEKPDAIINVLDASNLERSMYLTIQLLELNVPMVLAVNMIDVANSSGVVIDFDKLSKVLGINVFPVIAAKGIGIKELKQSLASAQKEPSYNIVNFYPKEVLQIQDQLKETRQSSVANLWLAAEVYEGRTLQLEQDTRDINIEELMEKNASLLNHSGHKIPEVRYHVVDEILKEAVKYTVSESKKSITHILDAVCMNRFLGVPIFLMMMYLMFFFSITFGSAVQPVFDDFTASVFIDGVAYYTNMLGFPHQLVMILSQGFGTGINTVLAFIPQIGFLFIFLSILEDSGYMARAAFVIDRFMQSIGLSGKAFVPMIVGFGCNVASVMAARTLETREDRLMTIMMSPFMSCGARLAIFSVFATAFFPSNGASVIFLLYIIGILGAILTGYVIKFTFLRREATPFVLDIPKYHLPRFGNIMLYSWNRLKSFLLKAGKIIIPIAVIIGSMNSINITKDESILSYAGKEITPVFSPIGIEQDNWQATVGLITGVLAKEVVVGTLNTLYTQDDSTGIPESYSIVENFKNAMSSTWENLHNMDFNPITSNEADASMDSSAMGNMVSKFSTGVSAFAYMLFVLLYIPCISVIGAMVRESTRGWAILSIVWSSTMAYVSALIVYQTGNILNTPMKSVAYIVIALIALAIVIYIMRYLSTKFRFVANLTGCSTCEIKH from the coding sequence ATGAGATATGCATTAGTAGGTAATCCAAACTGTGGTAAAACAACTATCTTTAATATTCTTACTGGACTTAATCAAAAGGTAGGTAACTGGTCAGGTGTTACAGTTGATAAGAAAACTGGTACTTTTAATATTAACGGAGAAACTATAGAGATAGTTGATATTCCTGGAATATATAGCCTTTCAGCTTCAGATAATAGTTCTATAGATGAGCAAATTGCTTATAACTATGTAATACAAGAAAAGCCTGATGCAATAATTAATGTTTTAGATGCTTCAAATCTTGAAAGAAGCATGTATCTAACTATTCAGCTTTTAGAGCTTAATGTCCCAATGGTTTTAGCAGTTAATATGATAGATGTTGCTAATAGTAGCGGGGTAGTAATAGACTTTGACAAACTTTCAAAAGTGCTTGGTATCAATGTATTTCCTGTAATAGCAGCCAAAGGAATTGGGATAAAAGAATTAAAGCAGTCTTTAGCCTCTGCGCAAAAAGAGCCTTCATATAATATAGTTAATTTTTATCCAAAAGAAGTTTTACAAATACAGGATCAGTTAAAAGAAACTCGTCAATCTTCTGTAGCAAATTTATGGTTAGCAGCTGAGGTTTATGAGGGTCGTACTTTACAGTTAGAGCAAGATACTAGAGATATAAATATTGAAGAATTAATGGAGAAAAATGCTTCTCTATTAAATCATTCGGGGCATAAAATACCAGAGGTTCGTTACCATGTGGTAGATGAAATTCTTAAAGAAGCTGTTAAATATACAGTGTCAGAATCTAAGAAAAGTATAACTCATATATTAGATGCTGTTTGTATGAATCGCTTTTTAGGGGTACCTATATTCTTAATGATGATGTATCTAATGTTCTTTTTCTCTATAACATTTGGATCAGCTGTTCAGCCGGTGTTTGATGATTTTACAGCATCAGTGTTTATTGATGGGGTTGCTTATTATACAAATATGCTTGGTTTTCCTCATCAATTGGTAATGATACTTTCTCAAGGCTTTGGGACAGGTATTAATACAGTATTAGCATTTATTCCACAGATAGGGTTCTTATTCATATTTTTATCAATACTTGAAGACTCAGGTTATATGGCAAGAGCAGCTTTCGTAATTGATCGCTTTATGCAATCAATAGGTCTATCTGGTAAGGCTTTTGTTCCGATGATAGTTGGCTTTGGTTGTAATGTAGCTTCTGTAATGGCTGCTAGAACTTTAGAAACTAGAGAAGATCGCCTAATGACAATTATGATGTCGCCATTTATGTCATGTGGAGCAAGATTAGCAATATTCTCTGTATTCGCTACGGCATTCTTCCCAAGTAATGGAGCTTCGGTCATATTCCTACTTTATATAATTGGTATTTTAGGGGCTATTTTAACTGGATATGTAATTAAGTTTACATTCTTAAGAAGGGAGGCAACTCCGTTTGTATTAGACATTCCTAAATATCACTTGCCACGCTTTGGCAATATTATGTTATACAGTTGGAATCGTCTAAAGTCATTCCTACTTAAAGCAGGTAAGATAATTATTCCTATAGCAGTTATTATAGGTAGTATGAACAGTATTAATATAACTAAAGATGAGTCTATTCTTAGCTATGCGGGTAAAGAAATCACACCTGTGTTTTCTCCTATAGGCATTGAGCAGGATAACTGGCAGGCTACAGTGGGATTGATTACTGGAGTTTTGGCAAAAGAGGTTGTTGTAGGAACACTTAATACTCTTTATACCCAAGATGACAGTACAGGAATACCAGAAAGCTATAGTATTGTAGAAAATTTTAAGAATGCGATGAGTAGCACGTGGGAAAATTTGCATAATATGGATTTTAATCCAATAACTTCTAATGAGGCTGATGCTAGCATGGACTCATCTGCTATGGGTAATATGGTTAGTAAGTTTAGTACAGGTGTTTCGGCTTTTGCATATATGCTATTTGTTTTATTATATATACCATGCATTTCAGTGATTGGTGCGATGGTTAGAGAGTCTACTCGTGGCTGGGCCATATTATCTATAGTTTGGAGTTCAACTATGGCTTATGTTTCAGCTCTAATAGTGTATCAAACAGGCAATATACTAAATACCCCAATGAAGTCAGTAGCTTATATTGTTATAGCATTGATAGCTCTGGCTATCGTTATTTATATTATGAGATATCTTTCAACTAAGTTTAGATTTGTTGCTAATTTAACAGGTTGTAGTACTTGTGAGATTAAGCATTAA
- a CDS encoding Fur family transcriptional regulator, translating into MEDQKNTNLKEFGFKITQPRIEILQLFEENKDKHLSPDDIYTRLKLDGSSIGIATVYRILSQFESAGLINRLKFNNDQVMYELNQGDHHDHMICVKCNVIQEFYDEELEKIQNQIVKAMGAKMVDHSLNIYVECKSCLSKNI; encoded by the coding sequence ATGGAAGATCAGAAAAATACGAATCTTAAAGAATTTGGTTTTAAAATCACGCAGCCACGCATTGAGATATTACAACTATTTGAAGAAAATAAAGATAAGCATTTAAGTCCTGATGATATATACACAAGACTAAAATTAGATGGTAGTAGTATTGGGATAGCAACTGTATATAGAATTCTAAGTCAATTTGAGTCAGCAGGACTAATTAATCGCTTAAAATTTAATAATGACCAAGTAATGTATGAGCTAAATCAAGGTGATCATCATGATCATATGATCTGTGTTAAATGTAATGTAATACAAGAGTTTTATGATGAAGAGCTTGAGAAGATACAGAATCAAATAGTAAAAGCTATGGGAGCTAAAATGGTTGATCATAGTTTAAATATTTATGTCGAATGTAAATCTTGCTTAAGTAAAAATATATAA
- a CDS encoding normocyte binding protein 2b: MSRKYCVLKDDNITKTLVDLINKSYKTENVNSIQEVNLGHVLNHIDNDDAKAVIKSLWCDLEILVGHPVMLLDNSSQKGIIGKLYKKTGDRNLILNLRTDDSEAIFQSIYNASGIRVEIKDLSI, from the coding sequence ATGTCTAGAAAATACTGTGTACTTAAAGATGATAATATAACTAAAACATTAGTAGATCTTATTAATAAAAGCTATAAGACTGAGAATGTTAACTCTATACAAGAAGTTAATTTAGGTCATGTATTAAATCATATAGATAATGATGATGCAAAAGCTGTGATTAAAAGCTTATGGTGTGACTTGGAAATATTAGTTGGACATCCAGTGATGCTATTAGATAACAGCTCACAGAAAGGTATTATAGGTAAACTTTATAAGAAAACTGGTGATAGAAATTTAATCTTAAACTTAAGAACGGATGATTCAGAAGCTATTTTCCAATCAATATATAATGCTTCAGGCATAAGGGTAGAAATTAAAGATCTATCTATCTAA
- the dctA gene encoding C4-dicarboxylate transporter DctA translates to MKVFKHLYAQVLLGIFIGIILGFLAPHIAISLKPFADVFVKLIKLLIAPIIFLTLVSGIAAMSDLKAVGKIGGIALIYFFIMTIMALIVGMVVANLFTPGHGLNIDPNSLNIDSAKAYMGNVEHVENVQDFFMNIIPNTFVGAFTKGDILQVLFVAILFAVGLVMYGDQGKPILAGIQSLSKVFFKIIHVIMYYSPLAACAAMGYTVGMYGAGTLLGLVGLLLCFYITCLIFILVLLGIVLRLFCGISIFKLLGYIKTEIFIVLGTSSSETVLPNLIEKLENLGCDESVVGLVIPTGYSFNLDGTAIYLSLAAIFIAQALNVDLTIQQQIFMLAIMIVSSKGAAGVTGSGFIILASTLSALGTVPVAGIVIILGIDRFMSEGRAITNMIGNTVGTIVISKWQGKLDTARLKQELS, encoded by the coding sequence ATGAAAGTATTCAAACACTTATATGCACAGGTTCTACTAGGTATCTTTATAGGTATTATATTAGGTTTCCTTGCACCGCATATAGCTATCTCCCTTAAGCCTTTTGCTGATGTTTTTGTCAAACTCATAAAGTTACTCATCGCTCCGATTATATTTTTAACTCTAGTTTCTGGTATAGCCGCTATGAGTGACCTAAAAGCAGTCGGCAAAATCGGTGGTATTGCCCTAATCTACTTCTTTATAATGACAATTATGGCTCTAATTGTCGGAATGGTTGTAGCAAACTTATTTACTCCTGGACATGGTTTAAATATAGATCCAAACTCTTTAAATATAGATTCTGCAAAAGCCTATATGGGAAATGTAGAGCACGTTGAAAATGTTCAAGATTTCTTTATGAACATTATTCCTAATACATTTGTGGGAGCTTTCACAAAGGGAGATATATTACAGGTTCTATTTGTAGCAATACTATTTGCAGTTGGTCTTGTGATGTATGGTGACCAAGGTAAACCAATACTTGCTGGGATACAGAGTTTATCAAAAGTATTTTTTAAAATAATTCATGTGATTATGTACTATTCACCATTAGCAGCCTGTGCTGCTATGGGATATACAGTTGGGATGTATGGGGCTGGAACTCTACTTGGATTAGTTGGGCTATTATTATGTTTTTATATCACTTGCCTTATATTTATATTAGTTCTTTTAGGAATAGTTTTACGCCTATTTTGTGGCATTAGTATCTTTAAACTACTTGGATATATCAAAACAGAAATCTTTATTGTATTAGGAACCTCATCTTCTGAAACTGTTTTACCGAATTTGATAGAAAAACTTGAGAATCTCGGCTGTGATGAATCCGTGGTAGGTCTAGTAATACCAACAGGCTATTCATTTAATTTAGATGGAACTGCTATCTATTTATCATTAGCCGCTATATTTATAGCCCAAGCTTTAAATGTTGATCTAACCATTCAGCAACAAATATTTATGTTAGCTATTATGATAGTTAGCTCAAAAGGTGCAGCAGGTGTTACAGGTAGTGGATTTATTATCCTAGCAAGTACACTAAGTGCCTTAGGAACTGTTCCTGTTGCAGGGATAGTCATAATACTAGGTATTGATAGATTTATGTCAGAAGGTCGTGCTATCACAAATATGATAGGAAATACAGTCGGCACAATAGTTATATCTAAATGGCAAGGTAAATTAGATACTGCTAGGCTCAAGCAAGAGTTAAGTTAA
- a CDS encoding APC family permease — protein MKTKKPSLFTAIALSVGTMVGSGWLYASYYASQAAGAASILSWIIGAIIVLAMAFLLSEIAVKYPNNGVFTQLTTISHNKHFGFVTGLSNWMLGLIIVPSEAMATTQYIASIYPPSTPYIFANGALTFSGVIIVALFMIIYTLINYWGIKSLSKINNWLTLLKIVIPIATAIIVMITAFHSSNFSGEYVSFMPNGVGSIFSAIVSCGIFYSFFGFQMAASFSAELENPKRNIPIALISSVVIVLMIYLLLQISFIGAVPTEMVKNGWGALNFESPLAQLAGILGLNALTIVLYADALVSPSGTGIVYLGGSTRMLNEMAKSEQMPEYFNRVNPTVNVSRTSLIFTLICSMLLILFFRNWQMIASLTTTFILVSCVALPVSYTKLKANKSDPLPISYLPLPQLVAFCVYLVLTYLLMIAGVLNLVIALILHIGFFVIYAYVNSKHQLNKIIKAFASSWSIFAYIAFELLAAIIHDNISAYGLFYTIFIPISIIFYILMVTQKTYLD, from the coding sequence ATGAAAACTAAAAAACCAAGTTTATTTACTGCAATTGCGCTAAGCGTTGGAACAATGGTTGGTAGTGGATGGCTTTATGCCTCATACTATGCATCTCAAGCAGCTGGGGCAGCTTCTATACTTTCTTGGATTATTGGTGCAATTATCGTATTAGCTATGGCATTTCTTTTATCAGAGATTGCAGTTAAATATCCAAATAATGGTGTTTTCACACAACTAACGACTATATCTCACAATAAACATTTTGGTTTTGTTACAGGATTATCAAACTGGATGCTAGGCCTTATAATTGTCCCATCAGAAGCTATGGCTACAACACAATATATAGCATCTATTTATCCACCATCTACACCTTATATATTTGCTAATGGTGCACTAACTTTTAGTGGAGTAATTATTGTTGCCTTATTTATGATAATTTACACCTTAATCAACTACTGGGGTATAAAATCACTTTCAAAAATAAATAACTGGCTAACTCTACTAAAAATAGTAATACCTATTGCTACAGCTATTATCGTAATGATCACAGCTTTTCATAGTAGTAACTTTAGTGGCGAATATGTTAGCTTTATGCCAAATGGAGTTGGAAGTATTTTTAGTGCTATAGTTTCTTGCGGTATTTTTTACTCTTTCTTTGGCTTTCAAATGGCAGCAAGCTTCTCAGCTGAGCTAGAAAATCCCAAACGTAATATTCCTATTGCTCTTATAAGTAGTGTTGTTATAGTCTTAATGATTTACCTACTTTTACAAATCTCATTCATTGGCGCAGTGCCTACAGAGATGGTTAAAAATGGTTGGGGTGCTTTAAATTTTGAATCTCCTCTTGCTCAACTTGCTGGCATATTAGGCTTAAATGCTTTAACTATAGTTCTTTATGCAGATGCTTTAGTTAGCCCTTCTGGTACTGGGATAGTTTATCTAGGTGGCTCTACTCGTATGCTTAATGAAATGGCAAAATCAGAGCAAATGCCTGAGTATTTTAATAGAGTAAACCCCACTGTGAATGTCTCTCGTACTTCTTTGATCTTCACATTAATTTGCTCAATGTTACTAATCCTATTTTTCCGTAATTGGCAGATGATTGCCTCATTAACTACGACTTTCATTCTCGTGTCGTGTGTGGCCTTACCTGTTTCATATACCAAGCTTAAAGCTAACAAATCTGACCCTTTACCGATTAGCTACCTTCCTCTTCCTCAGTTAGTAGCATTCTGTGTGTATCTAGTTTTGACATATTTATTAATGATCGCTGGGGTACTTAATCTAGTTATAGCTTTAATCCTTCATATAGGCTTCTTTGTGATATATGCCTATGTAAACTCTAAACATCAGCTTAATAAAATCATCAAAGCATTTGCATCATCATGGAGTATATTTGCATATATAGCTTTTGAGCTACTTGCAGCTATAATTCATGATAATATTTCAGCTTATGGGCTTTTCTATACAATATTTATTCCAATATCTATTATCTTTTATATACTAATGGTTACTCAAAAAACATACTTAGACTAA
- a CDS encoding MFS transporter, which yields MDQKKIIAYTIGVIMLMELIDGSALNTALPQIAISLQVNAITLKVAITVYLLTLGLFIPASAWFADKFGNKNLLFISISGFVISSMACGLSTSITSLIIFRAFQGVFGAFTMPVARLTMVRIFKGNMLAAMSVVAVIATIGPMIGPLVGGVITTYIGWRMIFFINLPIGIVAIILVYFYLPRTKLEKVQAKFDLKGFLIIGSSIAFLMLFVDLMIDQDISLLWKGLSFALSLILGFIYLGHAKKLKDDAVINLSVFKNECFRYFIVISTLSRLVIMGMMFIFPLYLQTKQGFSAFYSGLSLMAFIIPVWLVKKIVKPILAKLHFYKFFIINIGLMALIYIAIAYVFLYFNFIEFLVLLTLLGCCFGTFTIIINAAIYNSLDNNDHMGVATIINSTIIQLTSAFAISWVGIVLATLSGVTNLNFHSIISFSSYAWTQIIYSVGLFIIMLYIFIFKPKNLDSVPTT from the coding sequence ATGGATCAAAAAAAAATTATTGCTTATACGATAGGGGTGATTATGCTAATGGAGCTTATTGATGGATCTGCTCTAAATACAGCTTTACCTCAGATAGCTATTAGCTTACAAGTTAATGCTATTACATTAAAAGTTGCTATAACAGTTTATTTATTAACTTTAGGGTTATTTATACCAGCATCAGCATGGTTTGCAGATAAATTTGGAAATAAAAATTTATTATTTATCTCTATAAGTGGTTTTGTAATTTCTTCAATGGCTTGTGGCTTATCAACTAGCATTACCTCGTTAATCATTTTTAGAGCATTTCAGGGAGTATTTGGTGCCTTTACTATGCCTGTGGCTAGATTGACTATGGTTAGGATATTTAAAGGAAATATGTTAGCAGCAATGTCAGTAGTAGCGGTGATTGCTACAATAGGACCTATGATTGGGCCATTAGTCGGAGGAGTTATCACGACATATATTGGCTGGAGAATGATATTTTTCATAAATTTACCTATAGGGATTGTCGCTATAATATTAGTCTATTTTTATTTACCAAGAACTAAGTTGGAGAAAGTTCAAGCAAAGTTTGATTTAAAGGGGTTTTTAATTATAGGAAGTTCTATAGCATTTTTAATGCTTTTTGTTGACTTGATGATTGATCAAGATATTTCTTTATTGTGGAAAGGGCTATCTTTTGCTTTATCTCTTATTTTGGGATTTATTTATTTAGGGCATGCAAAAAAATTAAAAGATGATGCTGTTATTAACTTAAGCGTGTTTAAAAACGAATGTTTTAGATATTTTATAGTTATTAGTACGCTTTCTCGTTTGGTTATTATGGGGATGATGTTCATATTTCCTTTATATTTACAGACTAAGCAAGGCTTTAGCGCTTTTTACTCTGGATTATCTCTTATGGCTTTTATTATTCCTGTATGGCTAGTAAAAAAAATAGTTAAGCCAATATTAGCAAAACTTCATTTTTATAAATTTTTTATTATAAATATAGGTCTTATGGCTTTAATTTATATAGCTATTGCTTATGTGTTTCTATATTTTAATTTTATTGAGTTTCTTGTTTTGTTAACTTTGTTAGGCTGTTGCTTTGGTACTTTCACCATCATAATTAATGCAGCAATTTATAACTCTTTAGATAATAACGATCACATGGGTGTAGCAACAATTATTAATAGTACAATAATTCAACTTACTAGTGCTTTTGCTATTTCTTGGGTAGGAATAGTTTTAGCTACCTTATCAGGAGTGACAAATTTAAACTTTCACTCAATAATATCTTTTTCATCGTACGCATGGACTCAGATAATCTATTCAGTGGGACTTTTTATAATAATGCTTTATATTTTTATTTTTAAGCCTAAAAATTTAGATAGCGTTCCGACGACATAA
- a CDS encoding MFS transporter, which produces MLLSSVARTLKSSFGNIIEWYDFSLYGYFATIIATQFFPSNNHWMSLMAAFGAFGVGFIARPVGSILFGYIGDKVGRHYAMNISITLMSMSTMAVAFLPTSEQIGLFAPLLLVMIRLLQGLSAGGQFGNLLTITAEDKALKYRGLGLGIAYSTSVVGYLIAAGVSYGLFSLLAKEDQTWAWRIPFALSFILLIIHLFLRENDKGEVNNAPRERTPVQILLKHYSKRLILIVVLSTCTGGLYFLVVTYMVSYMETELGLSISTALGVSTLGLIGICISTPLFGFLSDIIGRKKFHIVAYLTVSLIMIPLVLAMHIQNIYIIAISVFLLAVTTALTQGASNPYFTEVFPPQVRAIGCSIGLGFGNAISGFMPMIATYVMGITSSTKGLSILLLLISAIGLFIALIIPNQQAEVRRLNSIHND; this is translated from the coding sequence TTGTTATTAAGCTCAGTAGCAAGAACTTTGAAAAGTTCTTTTGGTAATATTATAGAGTGGTATGATTTCTCGTTATATGGGTATTTTGCTACTATAATAGCAACCCAATTTTTTCCCTCTAATAATCATTGGATGTCTTTAATGGCAGCTTTTGGAGCATTTGGTGTTGGCTTTATTGCTAGACCAGTTGGTTCTATATTATTTGGATATATAGGAGATAAGGTTGGTAGGCATTATGCTATGAATATCTCTATAACTTTAATGTCTATGAGCACTATGGCTGTGGCATTTCTTCCAACAAGTGAACAAATTGGCCTATTTGCTCCTTTACTATTGGTTATGATTAGATTGTTACAAGGACTTTCAGCTGGAGGGCAGTTTGGTAATTTGCTAACTATTACTGCTGAAGATAAGGCTCTAAAGTATAGGGGATTAGGTCTGGGAATAGCCTATTCTACTTCTGTGGTTGGCTATCTTATAGCTGCTGGCGTTAGTTATGGATTGTTTAGTCTATTAGCAAAAGAGGATCAAACCTGGGCTTGGAGAATTCCTTTTGCGTTAAGCTTTATTTTACTGATAATTCACTTATTTTTACGAGAGAATGATAAAGGAGAAGTAAATAATGCTCCAAGAGAGAGAACGCCAGTACAGATCTTATTAAAACATTATAGTAAGAGATTAATTCTTATAGTCGTTTTATCTACTTGTACAGGAGGATTATATTTCTTAGTTGTCACCTATATGGTTTCTTATATGGAAACTGAACTTGGATTATCTATAAGTACTGCTTTAGGAGTTAGTACATTGGGTTTAATCGGTATTTGTATCTCAACCCCTTTGTTTGGTTTCTTGTCAGACATTATAGGGAGAAAAAAATTTCATATAGTTGCTTATCTAACTGTAAGCTTAATTATGATTCCTTTAGTTCTAGCTATGCATATACAAAATATTTATATAATAGCAATAAGTGTATTTTTGCTTGCTGTTACAACAGCATTAACGCAAGGAGCTTCAAACCCATATTTTACAGAAGTCTTTCCTCCTCAAGTAAGAGCAATAGGATGTTCTATCGGATTAGGCTTTGGGAATGCTATTTCTGGGTTTATGCCAATGATAGCTACATATGTGATGGGAATAACATCATCAACTAAAGGTTTAAGTATCTTATTATTATTGATTAGTGCTATTGGTTTATTTATAGCCTTAATTATTCCTAATCAGCAGGCGGAAGTTAGAAGGTTAAATAGTATACACAATGATTAG